A single window of Armatimonadota bacterium DNA harbors:
- a CDS encoding ABC transporter ATP-binding protein — MAAVLEMAGLTKRFGDVVAVNDLALSLAPGDCFGFIGPNGAGKTTTIRIIATLLDPTAGTVRVDGADVRTQVEYVRSVVGYMPDFFGVYDDVTVLEYLDFFAAAYRIPFARRRRIIDDVLELADLGGKRDTFVDVLSRGMKQRLCLAKTLVHDPKLLLLDEPASGLDPRARVEIKELLRELTRMGKTVFVSSHILPELADICNKIGIIEQGRLLVSGGVQEIMRQVVGAATLRIRTADGGLAAVVDFLQTYPGIASAQVQDDTVVAHCDSSGVEQAALLRCLVERGFPVVAFHETEADLEDVFMRVTRGIVS; from the coding sequence ATGGCCGCCGTACTGGAGATGGCAGGGCTGACCAAGCGTTTCGGCGATGTAGTCGCGGTCAACGACCTGGCGCTGTCGCTGGCGCCGGGCGACTGCTTCGGCTTCATCGGCCCCAACGGCGCCGGCAAGACCACCACCATCCGCATCATCGCCACCTTGCTCGACCCCACCGCCGGCACGGTACGCGTGGACGGCGCCGATGTGCGCACCCAGGTGGAGTACGTCCGCAGCGTTGTCGGCTACATGCCGGATTTCTTCGGCGTCTATGACGACGTCACGGTGCTCGAGTACCTCGACTTCTTCGCCGCCGCGTACCGCATTCCGTTCGCGCGCCGCCGGCGCATCATTGACGACGTGCTGGAGCTCGCCGACCTCGGCGGCAAACGCGATACCTTTGTGGACGTTCTGTCGCGCGGCATGAAGCAGCGCCTGTGCCTGGCCAAGACCCTGGTGCACGACCCCAAGCTGCTGCTGCTGGACGAGCCCGCCTCCGGCCTCGACCCGCGCGCGCGCGTCGAGATCAAGGAGCTGCTGCGCGAGCTCACGCGCATGGGCAAGACGGTGTTCGTATCCTCGCACATCCTGCCCGAGCTGGCCGACATCTGCAATAAGATCGGCATTATCGAGCAGGGGCGGCTGCTGGTCAGCGGCGGGGTGCAGGAGATCATGCGCCAGGTGGTGGGCGCCGCCACCTTGCGCATCCGCACCGCCGACGGGGGCCTGGCGGCGGTGGTTGACTTCCTGCAAACTTATCCCGGCATCGCCTCCGCGCAAGTGCAGGATGACACGGTCGTCGCACACTGCGATAGCAGCGGCGTGGAGCAGGCGGCGCTGCTGCGCTGCCTGGTGGAGCGCGGTTTCCCCGTGGTCGCCTTCCACGAGACCGAGGCCGACCTGGAGGATGTCTTCATGCGCGTCACGCGCGGGATCGTGAGTTGA
- a CDS encoding ABC transporter permease, translated as MGTRSAMADRLHLWSPVLVKELRTRMRGARPAWLQAGYVFAMMVVMGFAYAASAGLSVNPYGPMGFQLGRTLYKAILITQAVLVALIVPGLTAGAVSSELEQKTYDMLASTRLRSRQVVLGKLLSAWLFAALLLTTSLPLAALCLLFGGVSPAEVLWSYGLAALTALLLAAIGLWWSSLVARSLVAVVGAYATMGAFMIGSAVLIILPNPMLGSSYPPGPSVFAALNPVAAVFYATETPPVYGHPTPAGAAAAVLLVLTALLLAAAASQRLPLLGRRCGIKVRGLMLVLFVIFTALAVGNLGEGLRASHAPADVRRSIGVAFFALITLVMALTPVIAVGEINDPPREGFARWLAGGLSPRRWLQPQVRSAFPFLALLALAGGGIILGGLRYFVPALTAAGLRPLWGMIILTIAATFGLSMVGMWMALAMPGFRGRVTVAVGIVITYLVTLVVAGGAAAAAASGAPMPGAALVHLNPAVAALYLAGVFASIKGVHLYSSLRSAVTVTSGIYIAAGLVGLAGAGTSFRRRRRKAADGDQG; from the coding sequence ATGGGTACGCGGTCCGCGATGGCCGACCGGCTGCACCTGTGGAGTCCGGTGCTGGTCAAGGAGCTGCGCACGCGCATGCGCGGCGCGCGCCCGGCGTGGCTGCAGGCGGGCTATGTCTTCGCCATGATGGTGGTGATGGGCTTCGCCTACGCTGCCAGCGCGGGACTCAGCGTCAACCCCTACGGCCCCATGGGCTTCCAGCTCGGGCGCACGCTGTACAAGGCGATACTCATCACCCAGGCGGTGCTGGTGGCGCTGATCGTGCCGGGCCTGACCGCGGGCGCGGTCTCCAGCGAGCTGGAGCAGAAGACCTATGACATGCTGGCCTCGACGCGCCTGCGTTCGCGGCAGGTCGTGCTGGGGAAGCTGCTCAGCGCGTGGCTGTTCGCCGCCCTGCTGCTGACGACCTCGCTGCCCCTGGCCGCCCTGTGCCTGCTGTTCGGCGGCGTGTCGCCGGCGGAAGTCCTCTGGAGCTACGGCTTGGCCGCCCTCACCGCGCTTCTGCTGGCGGCCATCGGCCTGTGGTGGAGCAGCCTGGTCGCCCGCAGCCTGGTCGCGGTGGTGGGCGCTTACGCGACCATGGGCGCCTTCATGATCGGCTCGGCGGTGCTCATCATCCTTCCCAATCCCATGCTTGGCAGCAGCTATCCTCCGGGCCCTTCGGTCTTCGCCGCGCTCAACCCGGTTGCGGCCGTCTTCTACGCGACCGAGACGCCGCCGGTCTACGGCCATCCCACGCCCGCGGGCGCGGCGGCCGCGGTGCTGCTGGTGCTGACGGCGCTGCTGCTTGCCGCCGCCGCGTCGCAGCGTCTGCCCCTGCTCGGCCGGCGATGCGGCATCAAGGTACGCGGGCTCATGCTGGTGCTATTCGTGATCTTCACCGCCCTGGCCGTCGGCAACCTCGGCGAGGGCCTGCGCGCGTCGCACGCCCCGGCGGACGTACGCCGCTCCATTGGCGTGGCGTTCTTCGCGCTCATCACCCTGGTCATGGCGCTTACCCCCGTGATCGCGGTCGGAGAGATCAACGATCCGCCGCGCGAAGGGTTCGCGCGCTGGCTGGCGGGTGGCCTGTCACCCCGCCGCTGGCTGCAGCCGCAGGTGCGTTCGGCGTTTCCCTTCCTCGCTTTGCTCGCGCTCGCCGGCGGCGGCATTATCCTCGGCGGGCTGCGATACTTCGTCCCCGCCTTGACCGCCGCTGGGCTGCGACCGCTTTGGGGAATGATCATCCTCACCATCGCCGCCACCTTCGGGCTGAGCATGGTGGGCATGTGGATGGCCCTCGCCATGCCCGGCTTTCGCGGCCGGGTGACGGTGGCTGTCGGCATAGTCATCACCTACCTGGTCACGCTGGTCGTCGCCGGCGGCGCCGCCGCCGCCGCGGCCTCCGGCGCCCCCATGCCGGGCGCGGCCCTGGTCCATCTCAATCCGGCGGTAGCGGCGCTATATCTGGCCGGCGTCTTTGCCTCCATCAAGGGCGTACACCTTTACAGCTCACTGCGAAGCGCGGTGACCGTCACCTCCGGCATCTACATCGCCGCGGGTCTGGTTGGGCTCGCGGGCGCGGGGACGAGTTTCCGTCGGCGGAGGCGAAAGGCAGCCGATGGCGACCAGGGCTGA
- a CDS encoding AAA family ATPase has translation MDEAAQAQAQAERFRADFASLRGAVARVIVGMEGIVDGTLAALFAGGHVLLEGVPGLGKTLLVRTLAQALHLEFSRIQFTPDLMPADITGTNILYESDSGGRQFRFEPGPVFANIVLADEINRATPKTQSALLEAMQEHSVTVAGTGRRLEEPFLVLATQNPIEMEGTYPLPEAQLDRFLFKLLVPFPSLEQLGVIMDRTTSASEPTVEPVLTGARVLEMMRLVRSVPIAPHVQELAMRVVLATHPDQESAPESVRRYVRYGASPRAGQALVLGGKVQALLDRRYNVAVADLRAVAAAALRHRLVLNFEGEADAVAPDLLVADALKTAAVAHPALEV, from the coding sequence ATGGATGAGGCAGCGCAGGCGCAGGCGCAGGCGGAGCGGTTTCGCGCGGATTTCGCGTCGCTGCGCGGCGCCGTCGCGCGGGTGATCGTCGGCATGGAGGGAATCGTGGACGGCACGCTGGCGGCGCTCTTCGCGGGCGGGCACGTGCTGCTGGAGGGCGTCCCCGGGCTGGGCAAGACCCTGCTGGTGCGCACCCTGGCGCAGGCGCTGCATCTCGAGTTCTCGCGCATCCAGTTCACCCCCGACCTCATGCCCGCGGACATCACCGGCACCAACATCCTCTACGAAAGCGACAGCGGCGGGCGCCAGTTCCGCTTCGAGCCGGGGCCGGTGTTCGCCAACATCGTCCTCGCCGACGAGATCAACCGCGCCACGCCCAAGACGCAGTCGGCCCTGCTGGAGGCGATGCAGGAGCACTCCGTCACCGTCGCGGGCACCGGGCGCCGGCTGGAGGAGCCGTTCTTGGTGCTGGCGACGCAGAACCCGATCGAGATGGAGGGCACCTATCCCCTGCCGGAGGCGCAGCTCGATCGCTTCCTGTTCAAGCTGCTGGTGCCGTTCCCGAGCCTGGAGCAACTCGGGGTCATCATGGATCGCACCACCTCCGCGTCCGAGCCCACGGTGGAGCCGGTGCTGACCGGGGCGCGCGTGCTGGAGATGATGCGCCTGGTGCGGTCGGTGCCAATCGCGCCCCACGTGCAGGAGCTTGCGATGCGGGTGGTGCTGGCGACGCACCCGGACCAGGAGTCGGCGCCGGAGAGCGTGCGGCGCTACGTGCGCTACGGCGCGAGCCCGCGGGCAGGGCAGGCGCTGGTGCTGGGGGGCAAGGTGCAGGCGCTGCTGGACCGCCGCTACAACGTCGCCGTGGCCGACCTGCGCGCGGTGGCCGCGGCGGCGCTGCGCCATCGCCTGGTGCTCAATTTCGAGGGCGAGGCGGATGCCGTCGCCCCCGACCTCCTGGTCGCCGACGCGCTGAAAACCGCGGCCGTCGCCCACCCCGCGTTGGAAGTATGA
- a CDS encoding DUF58 domain-containing protein, whose translation MADTHPASAPAPPREGAAEVARALPATAAAGLAALLSPGFLRSLERLRLVSRRTFLGRQRGERRSPRRGASVEFADFRNYVPGDDPRHLDWNACARLSRLFLKLFVEEEDLYVTVLVDTSESMSFGEPSKAWCARQAAAAIAYVGLCSLDRLSVYGFAPRLGERLGPLRGRGCAPQCLRWLAELPVGGATDLAGALKAFAVRAVKPGVAVVISDFLAPDYQQGLKALIQRRHDVTALQVLAPEEIAPGLAGDLRLIDAETGEAREISITRGLLREYGRRLDEHQSGFHRFCLRYGINGVQLVAGESFEELALRALWRQRLVT comes from the coding sequence GTGGCCGATACGCACCCCGCCAGCGCACCCGCGCCGCCCCGCGAGGGCGCAGCCGAAGTGGCTAGGGCTTTGCCCGCCACGGCGGCCGCAGGCCTAGCCGCCCTGCTCTCGCCCGGGTTCCTGCGCAGCCTGGAGCGCCTGCGCCTGGTGTCGCGGCGCACCTTCCTCGGCCGCCAGCGCGGGGAACGCCGCAGCCCGCGTCGCGGCGCCTCGGTCGAGTTCGCCGATTTCCGCAACTACGTCCCGGGCGACGACCCGCGCCATCTCGATTGGAATGCATGTGCGCGCCTGTCGCGCCTGTTTCTCAAGCTCTTCGTCGAGGAGGAGGACCTCTACGTAACCGTGCTGGTGGACACCAGCGAATCCATGTCGTTCGGCGAGCCGAGCAAGGCCTGGTGCGCGCGGCAGGCGGCGGCGGCCATCGCCTATGTCGGGCTGTGCAGCCTCGATCGCCTGTCGGTCTATGGATTCGCGCCGCGGCTGGGGGAGCGCCTGGGGCCGCTGCGGGGGCGCGGGTGCGCGCCCCAGTGCCTGCGCTGGTTGGCTGAGCTGCCGGTCGGCGGCGCCACCGACCTCGCGGGCGCGCTCAAGGCGTTTGCGGTGCGGGCGGTCAAGCCGGGGGTGGCGGTGGTGATCTCCGACTTCCTGGCGCCCGACTACCAGCAGGGGCTCAAGGCGCTGATCCAACGGCGCCACGATGTGACCGCCCTGCAGGTGCTGGCGCCGGAGGAGATCGCTCCGGGGCTGGCCGGCGACCTGCGCCTGATAGATGCCGAGACGGGTGAGGCGCGTGAAATCAGCATCACCCGGGGGCTGCTGCGCGAGTACGGCCGGCGGCTGGACGAGCACCAGTCCGGCTTCCACCGTTTCTGCCTGCGCTACGGCATCAACGGCGTGCAACTGGTCGCCGGCGAGTCGTTCGAGGAGCTGGCGCTGCGCGCACTGTGGCGGCAGCGGCTGGTGACCTGA